One segment of Argiope bruennichi chromosome 11, qqArgBrue1.1, whole genome shotgun sequence DNA contains the following:
- the LOC129956577 gene encoding uncharacterized protein LOC129956577, producing the protein MEALKLKRKTVRSAFTRLFNHLDESAKTEVNIADDLDCLATFQLLGEKNNELLQLNEDILNRLLMSEEINEDDIEKESRSADEYSLNFKRMSLLVDRKTNPAVNADTSSSVGGEKRKFKLPRLELKKFGGEIKDWLPFWGQFRKIDEDNDIDETDKFQYLVQATIPNSRARELVESFPPTSGNYCKAIDCLKSRFGRDDLLVEYYVRELLKLTLAFNLKEKHVELSTVYDRLETQLRSLETLGVTTAKYAAMLFPLVESCLSEEVLRAWRRNDRGLDRKDDTKESRLESLMKFLKNEVENEDRIALAMEGFSLKENNKNIKIKRDLPTAAGLFSGNQKSVLKCAFCDKNNHESKECHVARNLDLSEKMNRLKKRGCCFRCLSNGHVSKLCRVQVNCGICGQRHHAVMCPDRKTVESSNSQEATESSINFGQFNTLTNPTCSTSVFLQTLVVVLRGETQDFAVRALIDTGSQKSYITKEAAKKMKYPALKETTLIHTLFGGMQNPQNTRFL; encoded by the coding sequence atggaagcTTTAAAGCTTAAACGAAAAACAGTTAGATCTGCATTTACTAGATTGTTTAATCATTTAGATGAGTCAGCGAAAACGGAAGTAAACATTGCAGATGATTTAGATTGTTTGGCAACTTTCCAGCTGCTTGGcgagaaaaataatgaacttttgcaattaaatgaagatattttgaatCGTTTGTTGATGtctgaagaaataaatgaagaCGATATTGAAAAGGAATCTCGTTCAGCAGATGAGTATtcactcaattttaaaagaatgagttTATTAGTGGATCGAAAAACTAATCCCGCTGTTAACGCTGATACATCATCTTCAGTTGGCGGTGAAAAGCGGAAATTCAAGCTGCCTCGTTTGGAACTGAAGAAATTTGGCGGGGAAATTAAAGATTGGCTGCCATTTTGGGGACAATTCAGAAAAATTGATGAAGACAACGATATCGATGAAACCGACAAGTTTCAATATTTAGTCCAAGCAACTATCCCGAATTCCAGAGCGAGGGAATTAGTTGAAAGTTTTCCCCCTACCTCCGGAAATTATTGCAAGGCGATTGATTGTCTGAAATCTAGATTCGGCAGAGATGATTTATTGGTTGAATATTACGTTAGAGAATTGTTAAAATTGACACTCGCATTTAATCTTAAAGAGAAACATGTTGAATTATCAACTGTTTATGATAGACTTGAAACCCAGCTGAGATCATTAGAAACTCTTGGCGTTACTACAGCAAAGTATGCGGCCATGTTGTTTCCCTTGGTTGAGTCTTGTTTAAGTGAAGAAGTTTTAAGAGCCTGGCGGAGAAATGATAGAGGATTGGATAGAAAAGATGACACAAAAGAATCTCGATTggaaagtttgatgaaatttttgaagaacgaAGTTGAAAATGAGGACAGGATAGCTCTTGCTATGGAAGGcttctctttgaaagaaaataacaaaaatataaagattaaaagagaCTTGCCGACAGCTGCGGGACTTTTTTCAGGAAaccaaaaatctgttttgaagTGTGCATTTTGTGACAAGAACAATCATGAATCCAAAGAATGTCATGTTGCTCGAAATTTGGATTTAAGTGAGAAAATGAACCGATTGAAGAAAAGAGGTTGCTGTTTCAGATGTCTAAGTAACGGTCACGTGTCAAAGCTATGCAGGGTCCAAGTGAATTGTGGAATTTGTGGTCAAAGACATCATGCTGTGATGTGCCCTGATAGAAAGACCGTTGAGTCTTCTAACTCTCAAGAAGCAACGGAAAGTTCAATCAATTTTGGACAGTTTAATACATTGACCAATCCCACATGTTCTACAAGTGTGTTTCTACAAACCCTGGTCGTGGTTCTTCGAGGAGAAACACAGGATTTTGCTGTGAGGGCCCTCATAGACACTGGAAGCCAGAAATCTTATATTACGAAAGAAGCTGCTAAGAAAATGAAGTATCCTGCATTAAAAGAAACAACTCTTATTCATACTTTGTTTGGAGGGATGCAAAATCCTCAGAATACAAGATTTTTGTAa
- the LOC129956578 gene encoding uncharacterized protein LOC129956578, translating into MTVTNFLIKDCNISDLCKLEAIGITDPTESKKKTEMHQGTSDYFRNTLTIDEEGRYEVALPWVLESSRLPDNRQMAEKQLSSVYKILVESERVGVYADIFKKWIADGVIEEIEDKKELNVYYLPHRPVFKESSITKKVRPVFDASALIKGTPSLNAYLESGPNLIELVPSLLNRLRKFPAGIASDIEKAFLQIGIRERYKDYLRFLWKTKDKGMKIYRHRRVVFGVTCSPSLLAATLNCHLELKMKKKRQYNSNMLNILSYQNRTKRLCQI; encoded by the coding sequence ATGACAGTGACAAACTTCCTTATAAAAGATTGTAATATAAGTGACTTATGTAAGTTAGAAGCCATTGGAATTACTGATCCTACTGAATCGAAAAAGAAGACTGAAATGCATCAAGGTACTTCAGATTATTTTCGAAACACTCTGACGATTGATGAGGAAGGGAGGTACGAAGTCGCCTTACCTTGGGTGTTAGAATCATCCCGGCTCCCTGACAACAGACAAATGGCCGAGAAACAACTttcttctgtttataaaatacttGTAGAATCCGAGAGAGTTGGAGTATAtgcagatatctttaaaaaatggattgcTGACGGTGTCATTGAAGAAATCGAAGATAAAAAGGAATTGAATGTATACTATCTCCCGCACAGGCCTGTATTTAAAGAGAGCAGCATTACTAAGAAAGTGAGGCCAGTTTTCGATGCATCCGCACTTATAAAGGGTACACCCTCACTGAATGCCTACTTAGAAAGCGGTCCTAATTTAATTGAACTTGTTCCTTCCCTACTGAATCGTCTCCGGAAATTTCCTGCTGGAATAGCATCAGACATTGAGAAGGCATTTCTTCAGATCGGAATCAGAGAGAGATACAAGGATTATCTGCGATTTTTATGGAAAACCAAAGACAAGGGAATGAAAATCTACAGACATCGTAGAGTTGTGTTTGGTGTCACCTGCAGTCCATCCCTTTTAGCGGCAACTTTGAATTGTCATCTGGAGTTGAAGATGAAAAAGAAGAGGCAGTACAACAGCAATATGTTGAACATCCTGAGCTACCAGAATCGGACGAAACGTCTCTGTCAAATCTAA